Proteins encoded together in one Olsenella timonensis window:
- a CDS encoding deoxyguanosinetriphosphate triphosphohydrolase family protein has protein sequence MSEPAVNPLAPGLTGRLSERAAALVSERLASGRLSPYACRDASAIRRDPCERDRDTALRPAFVRDAEKVVHLPAYNRLAGKTQVFSFRANDDLARRGLHVQLVARVARDIGRALGLNLDLIEAIALAHDLGHTPFGHAGERFLNDVYHERTGRWFFHNVQSVRVMDELAGRNVSLQTLDGALCHNGEFELQRFETSGLAEFDTFERVVASCWERGDEAIAHLRPMTLEGCVVRVSDIIAYVGKDRQDAIRAGLCDEVTFDDGLGGAYNAWALSAFVADVVENSVGEDHLAMSEEGFAEMRRAKRENYEKIYGAGEVNGDFSAEIAELFSALYDRELAALSAGDESAAIFAHHVAPLERRLAFYGRSYDWESDPDRTVVDFISSMTDDYFVATCVAAFPSAAGLFPSRGYFSPGVRA, from the coding sequence ATGAGCGAGCCTGCCGTCAACCCGCTTGCCCCCGGGCTCACGGGTCGCCTCTCCGAGCGCGCGGCCGCGCTCGTCTCGGAGCGCCTGGCTTCGGGCAGGCTGTCGCCCTACGCCTGCCGGGACGCCTCCGCCATCCGCCGCGACCCGTGCGAGCGCGACCGCGACACGGCGCTGCGCCCCGCATTCGTGCGCGACGCCGAAAAGGTCGTGCACCTGCCGGCCTACAACCGCCTGGCGGGCAAGACCCAGGTCTTCTCGTTCCGCGCCAACGACGACCTCGCGCGGCGCGGCCTGCACGTGCAGCTCGTGGCGCGCGTGGCCCGGGACATCGGCCGCGCCCTCGGGCTCAACCTCGACCTCATCGAGGCCATCGCGCTCGCCCACGACCTCGGGCACACGCCGTTCGGCCACGCCGGCGAGCGCTTCCTGAACGACGTCTATCACGAGCGCACGGGACGATGGTTCTTTCACAACGTCCAGAGCGTGCGCGTGATGGACGAGCTGGCGGGTCGCAACGTGAGCCTGCAGACGCTCGACGGGGCGCTCTGCCACAACGGCGAGTTCGAGCTCCAGCGCTTCGAGACGAGCGGACTGGCCGAGTTCGACACCTTCGAGCGCGTGGTCGCCTCGTGCTGGGAGCGCGGGGACGAGGCGATTGCGCACCTGCGCCCGATGACGCTCGAGGGGTGTGTCGTGCGCGTGTCCGACATCATCGCCTACGTGGGCAAGGACCGCCAGGACGCCATCCGTGCCGGCCTCTGCGACGAGGTGACCTTCGACGACGGCCTGGGCGGCGCCTACAACGCCTGGGCGCTCTCCGCCTTCGTCGCCGACGTCGTGGAGAACAGCGTCGGGGAGGACCACCTGGCCATGAGCGAGGAGGGCTTCGCCGAGATGCGCCGTGCCAAGCGCGAGAACTACGAGAAGATCTACGGGGCCGGCGAGGTCAACGGCGACTTCTCCGCCGAGATCGCCGAGCTCTTCTCGGCGCTCTACGACCGCGAGCTGGCGGCGCTGTCGGCCGGCGACGAGTCCGCGGCCATCTTCGCCCACCACGTGGCCCCGCTCGAGCGGCGCCTGGCGTTCTACGGGCGCAGCTACGACTGGGAGAGCGACCCCGACCGCACGGTGGTGGACTTCATCTCCTCGATGACCGACGACTACTTCGTCGCCACCTGCGTCGCGGCGTTCCCGAGCGCCGCCGGGCTCTTTCCGAGCCGCGGGTACTTCTCGCCCGGCGTGCGGGCGTAG
- a CDS encoding replication-associated recombination protein A produces the protein MDTLFTHIENARRDENAPLAARMRPTTLEGFVGQAKAVGPGSWLRRAIEHDTLSSVILYGPAGTGKTTLARIVASSTHAEFVEVSAVTGTVKDLRREIEAARSRLLSLGRRTILFVDEIHRFNRGQQDALLHAVEDRTVVLVGATTENPYFEVNSALISRSRVVELEPLDDDSLRELIRRALADERGLAGRFALAPEAEDEIVTLAGGDGRAALTSLELASQMVDPPSGEEGDGSPLLITAEHVLEANPRRGLSYDKSGDMHYDVISAFIKSMRGSDPDAALYWLARMLDAGEDPKFIARRIMICASEDVGNADPQALLVAHAAFRATEVIGMPECRINLAQAATYLALAPKSNAAEAGIDAALDEVRRGPRREVPSYLRDRHRPGSDEYGPYLYPHNYPSGWVSQRYLPEGLERGCFYHASGRGWEAWREEAIGRERAESAEQPAAGRSFPSGPAPGAAADDG, from the coding sequence ATGGACACCCTCTTCACGCACATAGAGAACGCCCGCCGGGACGAGAACGCGCCGCTCGCCGCCCGCATGCGCCCCACCACGCTCGAGGGCTTCGTCGGTCAGGCGAAGGCCGTCGGCCCGGGGTCGTGGCTGCGGCGCGCCATCGAGCACGACACGCTCTCGTCGGTCATCCTCTACGGCCCGGCGGGCACGGGCAAGACGACGCTCGCGCGCATCGTCGCGAGCTCCACGCACGCCGAGTTCGTCGAGGTCAGCGCCGTCACGGGAACGGTCAAGGACCTGCGCCGAGAGATCGAGGCCGCCAGGAGCCGCCTGCTCTCGCTCGGTCGGCGCACCATCCTCTTCGTCGACGAGATACACCGCTTCAACCGTGGCCAGCAGGACGCGCTGCTGCACGCGGTGGAGGACCGCACGGTCGTGCTCGTCGGGGCAACGACCGAGAACCCCTACTTCGAGGTCAACTCCGCGCTCATCAGCCGCAGCCGCGTGGTGGAGCTCGAGCCGCTCGACGACGACTCGCTCCGCGAGCTCATACGGCGGGCCCTCGCCGACGAGCGCGGCCTCGCGGGCCGCTTTGCGCTCGCGCCCGAGGCGGAGGACGAGATCGTGACGCTCGCCGGCGGCGACGGCCGCGCCGCGCTCACCTCGCTCGAGCTCGCGAGCCAGATGGTCGATCCCCCGAGCGGGGAGGAGGGCGACGGCTCGCCGCTCCTCATCACCGCCGAGCACGTGCTCGAGGCCAACCCTCGCCGTGGGCTCTCCTACGACAAGTCCGGCGACATGCACTACGACGTCATCTCCGCGTTCATCAAGTCGATGCGCGGGAGCGACCCGGACGCGGCGCTCTACTGGCTCGCCCGCATGCTCGACGCGGGCGAGGACCCCAAGTTCATCGCGCGTCGCATCATGATCTGCGCCTCCGAGGACGTCGGCAACGCGGACCCGCAGGCGCTGCTGGTCGCGCACGCCGCCTTCCGCGCCACCGAGGTCATCGGCATGCCCGAGTGCCGCATCAACCTCGCCCAGGCCGCGACCTACCTCGCGCTCGCGCCCAAGTCGAACGCCGCCGAGGCCGGCATCGACGCCGCCCTCGACGAGGTGCGCCGCGGGCCTCGTCGGGAGGTGCCGAGCTACCTGCGCGACCGCCACCGCCCCGGGTCCGACGAGTACGGCCCCTACCTCTACCCGCACAACTACCCGAGCGGCTGGGTCTCGCAGCGCTACCTCCCCGAGGGGCTCGAGCGGGGCTGCTTCTACCATGCGAGCGGGCGCGGCTGGGAGGCGTGGCGCGAGGAGGCCATCGGCCGGGAGCGGGCGGAGTCCGCCGAGCAGCCGGCCGCCGGTCGCTCTTTCCCGTCAGGCCCCGCTCCCGGAGCGGCCGCAGACGACGGGTAG
- a CDS encoding ATP-binding protein — MTEKRVSLCVPAEASFARTVRMTASALAVAAGIESVEDVEDVKMIADEGFVYACATAPEVVEVSFALAAGEVAMDFSLGASAPDDDSVELVRVLLSALCDEFDLSDDGARLHLLRATGGSDDE; from the coding sequence ATGACCGAGAAGCGCGTGTCCCTGTGCGTTCCCGCGGAGGCGTCGTTCGCACGCACCGTCCGCATGACCGCCTCCGCGCTCGCGGTGGCGGCCGGGATCGAGAGCGTGGAGGACGTCGAGGACGTCAAGATGATCGCCGACGAGGGGTTCGTCTACGCCTGCGCCACGGCGCCGGAGGTCGTCGAGGTGAGCTTCGCGCTCGCGGCGGGCGAGGTCGCCATGGACTTCTCCCTCGGCGCATCCGCGCCCGACGACGACTCCGTCGAGCTCGTCCGGGTGCTGCTCTCCGCGCTCTGCGACGAGTTCGACCTCTCCGACGACGGCGCCAGGCTGCACCTCCTGCGCGCGACCGGCGGCTCCGATGACGAGTAG
- a CDS encoding SigB/SigF/SigG family RNA polymerase sigma factor, protein MTSRARTDGTAARPARRAPQGRVAWDKDRTRELFRRYKGQGDAEARDQLIMSHLNLVRFLASKFKNRGEALDDLVQVGTIGLIKAIDRFDPERGLEFTTYATPTIMGEIKRHFRDKGWSVRVPRRLQELSAKVNQATDELTNQLQHSPSVAEIAERLGVTVDEVLEAMESSSAYSSVPLEGGGSEGDDEAPSVIDHYATEDADLAASDDRIVLEEAIADFSPRERDVIRMRFVDGLTQVEIAERLGVSQVQVSRLLRRTLRRIQDKIDPEGLA, encoded by the coding sequence ATGACGAGTAGGGCTCGCACCGACGGCACCGCCGCGCGCCCCGCGCGCCGCGCTCCCCAGGGGCGCGTCGCCTGGGACAAGGACCGCACGCGCGAGCTGTTCCGCCGCTACAAGGGGCAGGGCGACGCTGAGGCGCGCGACCAGCTCATCATGAGCCACCTCAACCTCGTGCGGTTCCTCGCGTCCAAGTTCAAGAACCGCGGCGAGGCGCTCGACGACCTCGTCCAGGTCGGCACGATCGGCCTCATCAAGGCCATCGACCGCTTTGACCCGGAGCGCGGGCTGGAGTTCACCACCTACGCCACGCCCACGATCATGGGGGAGATCAAGCGCCACTTCCGCGACAAGGGCTGGTCGGTGCGCGTGCCGCGCCGCCTGCAGGAGCTCTCCGCGAAGGTCAACCAGGCCACCGACGAGCTCACCAACCAGCTGCAGCACAGCCCCTCGGTGGCGGAGATCGCCGAGCGGCTGGGCGTCACGGTCGACGAGGTGCTCGAGGCGATGGAGTCCTCGAGCGCCTACAGCTCGGTGCCGCTCGAGGGCGGGGGGTCGGAGGGGGACGACGAGGCGCCGTCCGTGATCGACCACTACGCCACCGAGGACGCCGACCTCGCCGCCTCCGATGACCGCATCGTGCTCGAGGAGGCCATCGCGGACTTCTCGCCCCGCGAGCGCGACGTCATCCGCATGCGCTTCGTGGACGGCCTCACGCAGGTCGAGATTGCGGAGCGCCTCGGCGTCTCGCAGGTGCAGGTGTCGAGGCTGCTGCGCCGCACCCTGCGCCGCATCCAGGACAAGATCGACCCGGAGGGTCTCGCGTAG
- a CDS encoding AI-2E family transporter: MSAKPRAARYEKWRLRATVAWAIVGAALVFLLAVRGLAVVGQAVELLLVGTIVGYVCSPLTNFLEDRRVPRGVAVLVSLVVVVAAIAVVVALFMGPFLREFVTLLRNVPSYFTQAQSALEAFWDTFGSASGGNVANAVNSFVSVLVDAGTQVASDLARQLSTGLVTSITDLAGHLVTIFLALILAYWFALDYPKIMREFAVIAGPDYDDELVLSLAVLSRSVGGYMRGTLITSLANGVMVAAGLALIGHPYAGLLGIATFVLHFVPVVGPMLSSLSAVLLALFVGPLCALWTLAITVVAQNVTDNVLSPLVMRSAVKIHPALSLVGIVVGGAVGGAVGMVLAVPLTAAIKGLFVYYFESRTSRQLVSPDGALFGGTPYSAPAGGPMPTFDALDDDTFIERSRLLAGLSRLHAEREAATAPDEATRDARGDAPSERGDGSPE, encoded by the coding sequence ATGTCTGCGAAGCCGCGTGCGGCACGATACGAGAAGTGGCGCCTCCGCGCGACGGTGGCGTGGGCCATCGTGGGCGCGGCCCTGGTCTTCCTGCTCGCGGTGCGCGGGCTCGCCGTGGTCGGCCAGGCCGTCGAGCTCCTGCTGGTGGGCACGATCGTGGGCTACGTCTGCAGCCCGCTCACCAACTTCCTGGAGGACCGCAGGGTCCCGCGGGGCGTCGCCGTGCTCGTGTCGCTCGTCGTGGTGGTCGCTGCCATCGCCGTGGTCGTCGCGCTGTTCATGGGGCCCTTCCTGCGCGAGTTCGTCACGCTCCTGCGCAACGTCCCGTCCTACTTCACGCAGGCGCAGTCGGCGCTCGAGGCCTTCTGGGACACGTTTGGCTCTGCGAGCGGCGGCAACGTCGCGAACGCCGTGAACTCCTTCGTGAGCGTGCTCGTCGACGCGGGCACGCAGGTCGCCTCCGACCTCGCGCGCCAGCTCTCCACGGGCCTCGTGACGAGCATCACCGACCTCGCCGGCCACCTCGTGACGATCTTCCTCGCGCTCATCCTCGCGTACTGGTTCGCGCTCGACTACCCCAAGATCATGCGCGAGTTCGCCGTGATCGCGGGTCCCGACTACGACGACGAGCTCGTCCTGAGCCTCGCCGTCCTGTCGCGCTCGGTGGGCGGCTACATGCGCGGCACCCTCATCACGTCGCTCGCCAACGGCGTCATGGTCGCCGCCGGGCTCGCGCTCATTGGCCACCCCTACGCCGGGCTTCTCGGCATCGCCACCTTCGTCCTGCACTTCGTGCCCGTGGTCGGCCCGATGCTCTCCTCGCTCTCCGCGGTCCTGCTCGCCCTCTTCGTGGGGCCGCTGTGCGCGCTGTGGACGCTCGCGATCACGGTCGTGGCGCAGAACGTCACCGACAACGTGCTCTCGCCCCTGGTCATGCGCTCCGCCGTCAAGATCCACCCGGCGCTGTCGCTCGTGGGCATCGTCGTGGGCGGCGCGGTGGGCGGCGCGGTGGGCATGGTCCTCGCCGTCCCGCTTACCGCCGCGATCAAGGGGCTGTTCGTGTACTACTTCGAGAGCCGCACCAGCCGCCAGCTCGTCTCGCCGGACGGCGCCCTCTTCGGCGGCACCCCCTACTCCGCCCCCGCAGGGGGGCCGATGCCCACCTTCGACGCCCTCGACGACGACACCTTCATCGAGCGCTCGCGCCTGCTCGCGGGACTCTCGCGCCTGCACGCCGAGCGCGAGGCGGCCACCGCGCCCGACGAGGCCACGCGCGACGCGCGGGGAGACGCCCCGTCCGAGAGGGGTGACGGCTCGCCCGAGTAG
- the alaS gene encoding alanine--tRNA ligase, producing the protein MSTADYKTMTTAEIREDFLRFFEEKGCKLYPSSSLVPDDPSLLLTNAGMNQFKEYYQGKRTMPEIGACSCQKCLRTNDIDNIGDATHLSFFEMLGNFSFGGYSKADAIAWAYEFITAPEHLGLPKERLYMTVFEDDDEAIELWHEQGVPYDHISRLGADDNFWAAGPTGPCGPCSEIYFDQGEEFGCGGEHCGPGCDDCDRYLEFWNLVFTQYDRQEDGSMPDLPHKNIDTGMGLERIAAIMQHKSTNYDGDLLQGLIGVGERLSGRTYGDDASADRSLRIVADHARAVTFMIGDGILPGNEGRGYVLRRLLRRAVYHGRLMGIEGAFLGAYVEKICELMGGNYPAVVESRSLIDGIVAAEEERFGATLDAGEALLATELEGLGEGATLPGEVAFKLHDTYGFPIDLTREICEAAGRAVDMDAFDACMTEQRERARASANRDAWGTFNDVWTALDDRLAATEFRGYDDDECAARALAIVADGSEVQRAEKGMEVEVVLDRTPFYAEMGGQVGDTGRITTAAGGRLRVADTKVKGGLYVHVATVEEGSLAAGDEVTAAIDAGRRELIRRNHTATHLLDAALKRVLGDHVSQAGSLVAPDRLRFDFTHFEAVTADELARIEGMVNAEIFAAEPIVTRVMGLEEAKASGAVALFGEKYGDVVRVVSTGDGDAPFSRELCGGTHARNTADLGLFKIVSEGSVGSNARRIEAVTSMGAIEYVDERLLALDDVAHGLKCRPDDVAERVAALQAELRETRRALEAATTGAGASKVSDAFGHAVQLDGYKVVVARLDGLTGKEMRSAWDGIRDAAGGEPVACVIASATPDGKVALLAGGTDGAVEHGFAAGSIIKEVSALVGGRGGGRPNMAQAGGSDVSGIDAALDAARAALGI; encoded by the coding sequence ATGAGCACCGCCGACTACAAGACCATGACCACCGCCGAGATCCGCGAGGACTTCCTGCGCTTCTTCGAGGAGAAGGGCTGCAAGCTGTACCCGTCGTCGTCGCTCGTGCCCGACGACCCGTCGCTTCTGCTCACCAACGCCGGCATGAACCAGTTCAAGGAGTACTACCAGGGCAAGCGCACCATGCCAGAGATCGGCGCCTGCTCCTGCCAGAAGTGCCTGCGCACCAACGACATCGACAACATCGGCGACGCCACGCACCTCTCCTTCTTCGAGATGCTCGGCAACTTCTCCTTCGGCGGCTACTCCAAGGCCGACGCTATCGCCTGGGCCTACGAGTTCATCACCGCGCCCGAGCACCTGGGCCTGCCCAAGGAGCGCCTCTACATGACCGTCTTCGAGGACGACGACGAGGCGATCGAGCTGTGGCACGAGCAGGGCGTCCCCTACGACCACATCTCGCGCCTGGGCGCGGACGACAACTTCTGGGCGGCCGGCCCCACCGGTCCCTGCGGCCCGTGTTCTGAGATCTACTTCGACCAGGGCGAGGAGTTCGGGTGCGGCGGCGAGCACTGCGGCCCCGGCTGCGACGACTGCGACCGCTACCTCGAGTTCTGGAACCTCGTCTTCACGCAGTACGACCGCCAGGAGGACGGCTCGATGCCGGACCTGCCGCACAAGAACATCGACACCGGCATGGGCCTCGAGCGCATCGCGGCCATCATGCAGCACAAGTCCACCAACTACGACGGCGACCTGCTGCAGGGGCTGATCGGCGTCGGCGAGCGCCTCAGCGGCCGCACCTATGGCGACGACGCCTCCGCGGACCGCTCCCTGCGCATCGTGGCCGACCACGCGCGCGCCGTCACCTTCATGATCGGCGACGGCATCCTGCCGGGCAACGAGGGTCGCGGCTACGTGCTGCGCCGCCTCCTGCGCCGAGCGGTCTACCACGGGCGCCTCATGGGCATCGAGGGCGCGTTCCTCGGCGCCTACGTCGAGAAGATCTGCGAGCTCATGGGCGGCAACTATCCCGCCGTCGTCGAGAGCCGCTCGCTGATCGACGGCATCGTCGCCGCCGAGGAGGAGCGCTTCGGCGCCACGCTGGACGCCGGCGAGGCCCTTCTCGCGACCGAGCTCGAGGGGCTCGGCGAGGGCGCGACGCTCCCCGGCGAGGTGGCGTTCAAGCTGCACGACACCTACGGCTTCCCGATCGACCTCACCCGTGAGATTTGCGAGGCGGCCGGCCGCGCCGTCGACATGGACGCCTTCGACGCGTGCATGACCGAGCAGCGCGAGCGCGCCCGCGCCTCGGCCAACCGAGACGCCTGGGGCACGTTCAACGACGTCTGGACCGCGCTCGACGACCGCCTCGCCGCGACGGAGTTCCGAGGCTATGACGACGACGAGTGCGCCGCCCGCGCGCTCGCGATCGTCGCCGACGGCTCCGAGGTCCAGCGTGCCGAGAAGGGCATGGAGGTCGAGGTCGTCCTCGACCGCACGCCGTTCTACGCCGAGATGGGCGGCCAGGTGGGCGACACCGGCCGCATCACCACGGCCGCCGGCGGCCGCCTGCGCGTGGCCGACACCAAGGTCAAGGGCGGCCTCTACGTGCACGTGGCGACCGTCGAGGAGGGCTCGCTCGCCGCGGGCGACGAGGTCACGGCCGCGATCGACGCCGGCCGCCGCGAGCTCATCCGCCGCAACCACACCGCCACGCACCTGCTCGACGCCGCGCTCAAGCGCGTGCTCGGCGACCACGTGAGCCAGGCGGGCTCGCTCGTTGCCCCCGACCGCCTGCGCTTCGACTTCACCCACTTCGAGGCCGTGACGGCCGACGAGCTCGCCCGCATCGAGGGCATGGTCAACGCAGAGATCTTCGCCGCCGAGCCGATCGTCACCCGCGTCATGGGCCTGGAGGAGGCAAAGGCGTCCGGCGCCGTCGCGCTCTTCGGCGAGAAGTACGGAGACGTGGTGCGCGTCGTCTCCACCGGCGACGGCGACGCGCCCTTCTCGCGCGAGCTCTGCGGTGGCACGCACGCCAGGAACACCGCCGACCTCGGCCTCTTCAAGATCGTCTCCGAGGGCTCCGTCGGCTCCAACGCCCGCCGCATCGAGGCCGTCACCTCGATGGGCGCGATCGAGTACGTGGACGAGCGCCTGCTCGCCCTGGACGACGTCGCCCACGGGCTCAAGTGCCGCCCGGACGACGTCGCCGAGCGCGTCGCCGCCCTGCAGGCGGAGCTGCGCGAGACGCGCAGGGCGCTCGAGGCCGCCACGACCGGCGCCGGCGCGAGCAAGGTGTCCGACGCCTTCGGGCACGCGGTGCAGCTCGACGGCTACAAGGTCGTCGTCGCGCGCCTCGACGGCCTCACGGGCAAGGAGATGCGCTCCGCTTGGGACGGCATCCGCGACGCCGCCGGCGGCGAGCCGGTCGCCTGCGTGATCGCGTCCGCGACGCCCGACGGCAAGGTCGCGCTCCTCGCCGGGGGCACGGACGGCGCCGTCGAGCACGGCTTTGCCGCGGGGTCCATCATCAAGGAGGTCTCCGCGCTCGTGGGCGGCCGCGGCGGCGGGAGGCCCAACATGGCCCAGGCCGGCGGATCCGACGTCTCCGGCATCGACGCCGCCCTCGACGCCGCCCGCGCGGCGCTCGGAATCTAG
- the ruvX gene encoding Holliday junction resolvase RuvX, with protein sequence MRVLALDIGERRVGVAVSDPSARVASPVCVLPAAEVLARAATFRRVLEDWEPELLVCGLPRTLAGEEGPQAERVRAQAVEIAASCGLPLEFADERLSSSEARRILKEQGLSERAMRGRVDSVAASLFLQSWLDARQT encoded by the coding sequence ATGCGGGTCCTCGCGCTCGACATCGGCGAGAGGCGCGTCGGCGTGGCCGTGAGCGACCCGTCGGCGCGCGTCGCGTCCCCCGTCTGCGTCCTGCCGGCGGCCGAGGTGCTCGCGCGCGCGGCGACCTTCCGCCGCGTGCTCGAGGACTGGGAGCCCGAGCTCCTCGTCTGCGGGCTGCCCCGAACCCTGGCGGGGGAGGAGGGACCCCAGGCCGAGCGCGTCCGGGCGCAGGCCGTCGAGATAGCTGCGAGCTGCGGACTTCCCTTGGAGTTTGCAGACGAGCGCCTGTCCTCGTCCGAGGCCAGGCGTATCCTGAAAGAGCAGGGCCTCTCCGAGCGCGCGATGCGCGGGCGGGTCGACTCCGTCGCCGCCTCCCTGTTCCTCCAGTCCTGGCTTGACGCCAGGCAGACCTGA
- the mltG gene encoding endolytic transglycosylase MltG, producing MATPTGRSPRRGGSHFSTGAAPRVARTTPQPASGASAPRSALAGGRVSSRTAAATRRAGSHSPRDPRGGRGRRRFPLAALAVVGAIAIAVVAALVLVPGLMGGDGEQQVQLAEEGTEVTITIPDGSGAAAVAQILADNGLIADQSAFLSEVRRTEAESALKSGSYRIVAGTDDTQIIELLTSGPNASTAQLVVPEGYTVSQIAQAVQDSLGISADEFLAQAKASNYAADYPFLSGAHEDSLEGYLFPKTYDFSGMESVTADAVIRAMLDQYQIEVSSIDLDAAASALSERYGIELDANDVITMASIVEREAVTDEQRPKVASVFYNRLRDGMRLQSDATLTYSLGRAATADEINSLDDPYNTNLRDGLTPTPICSPSLASIEAACEPADTNFYYFYITQDTEQFSESYDEHRSAYE from the coding sequence ATGGCCACACCGACCGGCAGGTCCCCCAGGCGCGGGGGCTCGCACTTCTCGACCGGCGCCGCCCCGCGCGTCGCCCGGACCACCCCCCAGCCAGCCTCGGGCGCGAGCGCGCCCCGCTCGGCGCTCGCCGGCGGCCGCGTCTCGAGCCGCACCGCCGCGGCCACGCGCCGCGCCGGCTCGCACAGCCCGCGCGACCCGCGGGGAGGCCGTGGCCGCCGCCGATTCCCGCTTGCGGCGCTCGCCGTGGTCGGCGCCATCGCGATTGCCGTCGTCGCTGCCCTCGTGCTCGTCCCCGGCCTCATGGGGGGCGACGGGGAGCAGCAGGTGCAGCTCGCCGAGGAGGGCACCGAGGTCACCATCACCATCCCCGACGGCTCCGGTGCCGCCGCGGTCGCCCAGATCCTCGCCGACAACGGCCTGATCGCCGACCAGAGCGCCTTTCTCTCCGAGGTCCGCCGCACCGAGGCGGAGTCCGCGCTCAAGAGCGGGTCGTACCGCATCGTCGCCGGCACCGACGACACGCAGATCATCGAGCTGCTGACCAGCGGCCCCAACGCCTCGACGGCCCAGCTCGTCGTGCCCGAGGGCTACACGGTGAGCCAGATAGCCCAGGCGGTCCAGGACTCCCTCGGCATCTCCGCCGACGAGTTCCTCGCCCAGGCGAAGGCGTCGAACTACGCCGCCGACTACCCCTTCCTCTCGGGCGCGCACGAGGACTCCCTCGAGGGCTACCTCTTCCCCAAGACCTACGACTTCTCGGGCATGGAGTCGGTGACGGCCGACGCCGTGATCCGCGCCATGCTCGACCAGTACCAGATCGAGGTCTCCTCGATCGACCTCGACGCGGCCGCGAGCGCCCTCTCCGAGCGCTACGGGATCGAGCTCGACGCCAACGACGTCATCACGATGGCGTCGATCGTGGAGCGCGAGGCCGTGACCGACGAGCAGCGCCCCAAGGTCGCCTCGGTCTTCTACAACCGCCTGCGCGACGGCATGCGCCTGCAGAGCGACGCGACGCTCACCTACTCGCTCGGGAGGGCGGCCACGGCCGACGAGATCAACAGCCTCGACGACCCCTACAACACCAACCTGCGCGACGGCCTCACGCCGACGCCGATCTGCTCGCCGAGCCTCGCCTCCATCGAGGCCGCCTGCGAGCCCGCCGACACCAACTTCTACTACTTCTACATCACGCAGGACACGGAGCAGTTCTCCGAGAGCTACGACGAGCACCGCTCCGCCTACGAGTAG
- a CDS encoding YqeG family HAD IIIA-type phosphatase, with protein sequence MGLLRATRYVASLPQVSVDELVDAGVRLVLLDRDNTCVPRDADVPPAEVMAWLDRAREAGLRLCLVSNNFHSSQVRASAAQMGVEAVDHAMKPLPFALVRAMRLMGAVPGETVMIGDQVFTDVCAGSLAGVRTILVRPQSRRDLWYTHVFRVFERLALRGVEFDGE encoded by the coding sequence ATGGGACTTCTTCGTGCCACGCGCTACGTGGCGAGCCTGCCGCAGGTGAGCGTCGACGAGCTGGTGGACGCCGGCGTGCGCCTCGTCCTGCTCGACCGCGACAACACCTGCGTCCCGCGTGACGCCGACGTGCCGCCCGCCGAGGTCATGGCATGGCTCGACCGCGCACGCGAGGCGGGCCTGCGCCTGTGCCTCGTCTCCAACAACTTCCACTCCTCGCAGGTCCGCGCCAGCGCCGCCCAGATGGGCGTCGAGGCGGTCGACCACGCCATGAAGCCGCTGCCCTTCGCGCTCGTCCGCGCGATGCGCCTCATGGGCGCCGTGCCCGGCGAGACCGTCATGATCGGCGACCAGGTCTTCACCGACGTCTGCGCCGGCAGCCTCGCCGGCGTCCGGACGATCCTCGTGCGCCCGCAGTCACGCCGGGACCTCTGGTACACGCACGTCTTCCGCGTCTTCGAGCGCCTCGCCCTGCGCGGCGTCGAGTTTGACGGCGAGTAG
- a CDS encoding shikimate kinase, with amino-acid sequence MPHGSGYVVHEGCDHLFFVGFLGAGKSTLARNLGSLFHRPHVDTDRLVERALGASVAQIFAREGEGRFREAETAQLRKLAARKSLLVSCGGGIVERPENCELMHEMGVVVFLDGDLADSLRQIQRPDLRPDLGSDEHAAEVYRRRRPLYEGAADITIDIRDKTFEQVAQESGRLLWERGLL; translated from the coding sequence GTGCCGCACGGTTCGGGATACGTCGTTCATGAGGGGTGCGACCACCTCTTCTTCGTCGGCTTTCTCGGCGCTGGCAAGTCCACCCTCGCGCGCAACCTCGGCTCGCTCTTCCACCGGCCGCACGTCGACACCGATCGCCTCGTGGAGCGCGCGCTCGGCGCCTCCGTCGCGCAGATCTTCGCCCGGGAGGGGGAGGGGCGCTTCCGCGAGGCGGAGACCGCGCAGCTGCGCAAGCTCGCCGCTCGCAAGTCGCTGCTCGTGAGCTGCGGCGGCGGGATCGTGGAGCGCCCCGAGAACTGCGAGCTCATGCACGAGATGGGCGTCGTCGTCTTCCTCGACGGCGATCTCGCCGACTCGCTGCGCCAGATCCAGCGCCCCGACCTGCGTCCCGACCTCGGCTCCGACGAGCACGCCGCCGAGGTCTACCGCCGGCGCCGCCCGCTCTACGAGGGCGCGGCCGACATCACGATCGACATCAGGGACAAGACGTTCGAGCAGGTGGCCCAGGAGTCGGGCCGGCTGCTCTGGGAGAGGGGGCTTCTGTGA